In the genome of Candidatus Saccharimonadales bacterium, one region contains:
- the atpF gene encoding F0F1 ATP synthase subunit B: MISLIIEFAADSANSGILGLDVHEFVVQLITFILAILALMKFAVSPINKMLDARRETIEKGVSLGEKMQKDQAEMEAKVAAALRDAREQADKIIADAAEHGRQAIVEAEAKAKEKAEAIIASGQERVEQDIKEARTKLEKELSGLVAEATEAVIGEKVDAKKDAALIDKALRGRA; this comes from the coding sequence ATGATTAGTTTAATCATAGAATTTGCGGCCGACTCGGCTAATTCAGGTATTCTAGGACTCGATGTCCACGAGTTTGTAGTGCAGCTAATTACGTTCATTCTGGCGATTTTAGCTCTGATGAAATTCGCTGTGAGCCCGATTAACAAGATGCTGGACGCTCGCCGTGAAACTATTGAAAAGGGCGTATCTCTGGGCGAAAAAATGCAAAAAGACCAGGCAGAGATGGAGGCTAAAGTAGCCGCAGCCTTGCGCGATGCTCGCGAACAGGCCGATAAAATTATTGCCGACGCAGCCGAGCACGGCCGCCAGGCGATCGTTGAGGCCGAGGCTAAAGCCAAAGAAAAGGCTGAGGCCATAATCGCCAGTGGTCAGGAGCGCGTTGAGCAGGATATTAAAGAGGCTCGCACTAAACTAGAAAAAGAATTGTCTGGTTTAGTCGCTGAAGCTACCGAGGCGGTTATAGGCGAGAAGGTAGATGCCAAAAAAGACGCCGCTCTAATTGATAAGGCTTTGCGGGGGCGGGCATGA
- a CDS encoding F0F1 ATP synthase subunit delta encodes MSSKISRSELVVILDKLSTKLPSKKFSREVANYLLSEKRTGELDSLARELINYRAEKGVVEVTAVSARALSSTAVSEVKQKVKQLYPGARQIIINQRIDDSQIGGVRLEFPDKQLDLTLRSKINKFKQQTVGN; translated from the coding sequence ATGAGTTCTAAGATATCCCGCAGCGAGCTGGTAGTGATTTTAGACAAATTGTCTACAAAACTGCCATCTAAAAAGTTCAGCCGCGAGGTAGCTAACTATCTTTTGAGCGAGAAGCGCACCGGTGAGCTAGACAGCCTGGCTCGTGAATTGATTAACTACCGGGCCGAGAAAGGCGTAGTGGAAGTTACCGCCGTTAGTGCGCGCGCGCTTAGTTCGACGGCGGTCAGTGAGGTGAAGCAGAAGGTTAAGCAGCTCTACCCAGGCGCCCGTCAGATAATTATTAACCAGAGGATTGATGATAGTCAGATTGGCGGTGTGCGGCTGGAGTTCCCCGACAAGCAGTTGGACTTAACTCTGAGAAGCAAAATTAACAAATTTAAACAACAGACGGTAGGTAACTAA
- the atpA gene encoding F0F1 ATP synthase subunit alpha: protein MATDLNVKNLSGDIRAAIAELKKRPEIESVGIVTRAADGIVWIYGLRSCGYSEMIEIDAVGGGVVTAFALNLGEDEIGAVLLGADDRVEAGAKARLSGKVLEVPVGPELAGRVVNPLGQPLDGGEPIKTKQTARVERPAPGVLDRKHVAEPLMTGLTAIDTLVPIGRGQRELIIGDRQTGKTAIAVDAMINQARSKSGVINVYVAIGQKLSKIAALTERLKREKVMDQTIIVATSPSDPAALLYLAPYAATAMGEYFRDNKQHALIIYDDLSKHAVAYRQMSLLLRRPPGREAYPGDVFYLHSRLLERSAKLADKLGGGSLTALPIIETQAGDISAYIPTNVISITDGQIFLETNLFYQGIRPAISVGLSVSRVGGDAQTKAIKSVGGGLKLSLAQFRELASFSQFSTDLDEETRSTIERGQRLTELLKQPQYSPKSIWEMYCSLLAVTNGCFDNVELPKIKPAEAALLAELKSKHAKLVEAINKGDKPTDEQTNQVLKVAQTIAKSYETTKSNQNRAA from the coding sequence ATGGCGACAGATTTGAACGTTAAGAATTTATCAGGCGATATCCGCGCGGCCATTGCCGAGCTTAAAAAGCGGCCCGAAATTGAATCAGTAGGTATTGTTACCCGCGCTGCCGACGGCATTGTCTGGATTTATGGTCTTAGGTCTTGCGGTTATTCGGAGATGATTGAGATCGACGCTGTGGGCGGCGGGGTGGTTACGGCTTTCGCCCTTAATCTTGGCGAAGATGAAATCGGTGCCGTACTCTTGGGTGCCGATGACCGGGTAGAAGCCGGCGCTAAAGCCCGCCTTTCCGGCAAGGTTTTGGAGGTTCCGGTAGGGCCGGAGTTGGCCGGCCGAGTGGTCAACCCGCTAGGCCAGCCACTAGACGGCGGTGAACCTATCAAAACCAAGCAAACGGCTCGCGTGGAACGTCCGGCACCAGGTGTACTGGACCGCAAACACGTCGCCGAACCGCTGATGACGGGACTAACGGCCATCGACACTTTAGTGCCAATCGGCCGCGGTCAGCGCGAGCTTATTATTGGCGACCGTCAAACCGGCAAGACTGCCATTGCCGTTGACGCCATGATTAACCAGGCTCGCTCTAAGTCCGGTGTTATCAATGTTTATGTGGCTATCGGCCAGAAATTATCTAAAATCGCAGCCTTGACTGAACGCCTCAAGCGCGAAAAAGTTATGGACCAGACCATTATCGTGGCTACCAGTCCCAGCGATCCAGCCGCCTTGCTTTACTTGGCACCATACGCGGCGACCGCCATGGGCGAATATTTTCGCGATAACAAGCAGCACGCCTTGATTATTTACGACGATTTATCTAAGCACGCCGTGGCTTACCGTCAGATGTCACTACTCTTGCGCCGTCCGCCAGGCCGCGAAGCTTATCCGGGTGATGTCTTCTATCTGCACTCACGCCTGCTGGAGCGTTCAGCGAAACTAGCCGATAAGCTCGGCGGCGGTTCACTAACCGCTCTGCCGATCATCGAGACCCAGGCCGGTGATATTTCCGCCTACATCCCAACCAATGTCATTTCTATCACTGACGGTCAGATCTTCCTCGAGACCAACTTGTTCTACCAGGGAATCCGGCCAGCTATTTCTGTAGGCCTGTCTGTGTCGCGCGTTGGTGGCGATGCTCAGACCAAAGCCATCAAGAGCGTTGGCGGCGGTTTGAAACTGAGCCTAGCGCAGTTCCGTGAGTTGGCATCCTTTAGTCAGTTCTCCACCGACCTTGATGAAGAAACCCGCAGCACGATTGAACGCGGCCAGCGTTTGACCGAACTTTTGAAGCAGCCACAATACTCACCGAAATCTATTTGGGAAATGTATTGTTCTCTGCTCGCAGTCACCAATGGTTGCTTTGATAATGTGGAGCTTCCGAAAATCAAGCCGGCCGAGGCGGCGCTGCTTGCCGAGCTAAAATCCAAGCACGCTAAGCTGGTCGAAGCTATTAATAAGGGCGACAAACCAACCGACGAGCAGACCAACCAGGTATTGAAAGTAGCTCAGACGATCGCTAAGAGTTACGAAACAACTAAGTCTAACCAGAATAGGGCGGCTTAG
- the atpG gene encoding ATP synthase F1 subunit gamma, with amino-acid sequence MPSLITLKRRIGSIKNTRQITKAMELVSSSKLRRAQAAALASRAYREAAYDLLSRLNQVKEVEQQPLFKKRPIKTRLYVVITSNSGLAGAYNSNVLKLLAQDLKQDQSEKVKSSAITVGSKGAQFVRRVENVELFSHYPAFGDEPTEGDIVPLLNSVIDAYREEKVDEVRLIYTEFKSSLSQVATSLSLLPAGTEEMPKEPPATAGFMNFEPDVETVIHNAGVRLIQAQIWQALLESNASEHAMRAVAMKNATDNADDLIEDYTLEYNSTRQGKITQEIAEITGGAEALTA; translated from the coding sequence ATGCCAAGTCTAATAACGCTAAAGCGCCGGATCGGCTCCATCAAAAATACTCGCCAAATTACTAAGGCGATGGAGTTGGTTAGCTCTTCTAAACTGCGCCGGGCCCAGGCCGCGGCGCTAGCGTCCAGGGCTTATCGGGAGGCGGCTTATGATCTGCTATCTCGTCTAAATCAGGTGAAGGAAGTCGAGCAGCAACCGCTGTTTAAAAAGCGCCCGATTAAAACTCGCCTGTACGTAGTGATTACATCCAACAGTGGGCTAGCCGGGGCTTATAATTCCAATGTTTTAAAGTTACTGGCCCAAGATTTAAAGCAAGACCAATCAGAAAAAGTTAAATCCAGCGCCATCACGGTTGGTTCCAAAGGCGCCCAGTTTGTCCGAAGAGTTGAGAACGTCGAACTCTTTAGTCATTATCCGGCCTTTGGCGACGAGCCAACAGAGGGTGATATTGTGCCACTCTTAAATTCGGTTATTGACGCTTACCGCGAAGAGAAGGTTGACGAAGTCCGCTTAATCTATACGGAGTTTAAATCCAGCCTGAGCCAGGTAGCGACCAGCCTTTCGCTATTGCCGGCCGGTACAGAAGAAATGCCAAAAGAACCGCCGGCCACTGCCGGTTTTATGAATTTTGAGCCGGATGTTGAAACGGTTATTCATAACGCCGGCGTCCGGCTGATTCAGGCCCAGATATGGCAAGCTTTACTGGAAAGCAACGCTAGCGAGCACGCTATGCGTGCCGTAGCCATGAAGAACGCCACCGATAACGCCGACGATCTTATCGAAGATTATACGTTGGAATATAACTCGACCCGTCAAGGTAAAATTACCCAGGAAATCGCCGAAATCACAGGAGGAGCAGAAGCACTTACTGCTTAG
- the atpD gene encoding F0F1 ATP synthase subunit beta, whose translation MATTTKTKPKTSEGVVSQIVGVVVDVEFKPDHLPAIYNALTVELEDKLLTLEVAQHLSESSVRAIALGSTDGLERGVKVTDTGTAISVPIGEQTLGRMFNVTGQPIDDKEDKFTKHSPIHKSPPPLIDQSATVEVLETGIKVIDLICPMTKGGKAGLFGGAGVGKTVLIQELINNIAKFHSGYSVFAGVGERTREGNDLYAEMTESGVIKNTSMVFGQMNEPPGARLRVGLSGLTIAEGFRDQGKDTLLFIDNIFRFTQAGAEVSALLGRLPSAVGYQPNLQQEMGALQERITSTREGSITSVQAVYVPADDMTDPAPATTFAHLDSTIVLSRALTEIGIYPAVDPLDSTSNILDPEIVGEEHYNVAREVQRVLQRYKDLQDIIAMLGMEELSEEDKLTVTRARKIQRFFSQPFFVAEQFTGNKGQYVKLADTVQGFKEILEGKHDELPESAFYLKGAISDVKKK comes from the coding sequence ATGGCAACCACAACTAAAACCAAACCAAAGACCAGCGAAGGCGTTGTTAGCCAAATAGTCGGTGTCGTAGTCGACGTCGAATTTAAGCCGGATCACCTGCCGGCGATCTATAATGCACTAACCGTGGAACTCGAAGATAAGCTTTTAACTCTCGAAGTCGCTCAGCATTTGAGCGAATCTAGCGTGCGGGCTATTGCTCTCGGTAGCACTGATGGCCTGGAGCGCGGCGTTAAAGTTACCGATACCGGTACGGCTATTTCGGTACCGATTGGCGAGCAGACTCTGGGGCGAATGTTTAACGTTACCGGCCAGCCGATTGATGATAAAGAAGATAAATTTACCAAACACTCCCCGATCCACAAGAGTCCACCGCCGCTGATCGATCAGTCCGCTACGGTTGAAGTTTTGGAAACTGGTATCAAAGTTATTGACTTGATCTGCCCGATGACTAAGGGCGGTAAGGCCGGTTTGTTCGGTGGCGCCGGCGTCGGCAAGACCGTTCTAATTCAGGAACTGATTAACAACATTGCCAAGTTCCACAGCGGTTACAGCGTATTTGCCGGTGTTGGTGAGCGCACCCGCGAAGGCAACGATCTTTACGCCGAAATGACAGAGTCTGGCGTTATTAAGAACACCTCGATGGTCTTCGGCCAAATGAACGAACCGCCAGGAGCTCGCCTGCGCGTTGGTCTTTCTGGATTAACGATCGCCGAAGGCTTCCGCGACCAAGGCAAAGACACACTGTTATTTATCGACAACATCTTCCGCTTTACCCAGGCCGGTGCCGAAGTATCGGCTTTGCTTGGCCGCTTGCCGTCAGCCGTCGGTTATCAACCCAACCTGCAGCAAGAAATGGGTGCGCTGCAAGAAAGAATTACGTCTACGCGCGAGGGTTCGATTACGTCTGTTCAGGCAGTTTATGTGCCGGCCGACGACATGACCGACCCGGCGCCGGCTACCACTTTTGCCCACCTAGACAGCACGATTGTTCTTTCCCGCGCGCTAACAGAAATCGGTATTTATCCAGCCGTCGATCCGCTCGACTCCACATCGAACATCCTTGATCCGGAAATCGTCGGCGAAGAGCACTATAACGTCGCTCGCGAAGTTCAGCGCGTATTGCAGCGCTACAAAGACCTTCAAGACATCATCGCCATGCTCGGCATGGAAGAGCTTTCTGAAGAAGACAAGCTAACCGTTACCAGGGCTCGCAAGATCCAACGTTTCTTTTCTCAGCCGTTCTTTGTGGCCGAGCAGTTTACCGGCAACAAGGGCCAGTACGTTAAGCTAGCTGATACAGTGCAAGGCTTTAAAGAAATTCTTGAAGGCAAGCATGATGAGCTACCCGAGTCTGCTTTCTACCTTAAGGGCGCAATTTCAGACGTCAAAAAGAAGTAG
- the atpC gene encoding ATP synthase F1 subunit epsilon → MIHLQLVTLTGIKFDDDVYEVTLPTLDGEIGVLQDHMPLVSVATSGAIAIRKNRNDPDRARDIFAISGGVIDVENNNLRVIVDEADHADNINEAEAEAAHQRALAMKAEARDQVSLEHAQTMVDRSSARLDVARLKRRHQR, encoded by the coding sequence ATGATCCACTTACAGCTAGTAACATTAACCGGCATTAAGTTCGACGATGACGTTTACGAAGTAACTTTGCCGACGCTAGATGGCGAAATTGGTGTGCTGCAAGATCACATGCCGCTAGTTAGCGTAGCTACCAGCGGAGCCATTGCCATTAGAAAAAATCGTAATGACCCAGATCGCGCGCGCGATATTTTTGCTATCAGCGGCGGTGTGATAGACGTAGAAAATAATAATCTGCGAGTTATTGTGGACGAGGCCGACCATGCCGACAATATCAACGAAGCCGAGGCCGAGGCTGCCCACCAGCGGGCGCTCGCGATGAAAGCCGAAGCTCGTGATCAAGTCAGTCTGGAGCACGCCCAAACCATGGTCGATCGCTCCAGCGCCCGCTTAGATGTCGCTAGGCTCAAGCGCCGCCACCAGCGATAA
- a CDS encoding glucose-6-phosphate dehydrogenase yields the protein MNNELPTTTLVIFGITGDLASRYILPALAKLDELGQLPENFRLLGLSRRQISSEDVLKGETSRLKKYLETTQMDMADPADYQKLKEKLPAQGQKIFYLSIPPAAVMPILRRLSAAGLNHGNTKLLLEKPFGYDLESARELISEIEECFKEDQVYRIDHYMAKEMAQNISVFLGSNALFRKIWNNQFIDSIDIIAAEKIGIEGRADFYEQTGALRDIVQNHLMNLAALTLMRPCGSLFEFEDMPERRLEALKSLKAADPNGAVRAQYDGYQDEVSNERSLVETFAAVTLESSDPRWHGVPIKLVTGKNLDTKVTEIRVRFKQTDESQANELCLRIQPKEGVEIDLWAKQPGFSHDLRHLPLSFDYAQGAERLPNAYEQVLVDAMRSRTSLFAGAGEVLETWRVLQPILEHWQMNSNINTYKPGVAVEQVLEADV from the coding sequence ATGAATAATGAGCTGCCGACCACAACTTTAGTGATTTTCGGCATTACCGGCGATCTAGCCAGCCGATATATTCTGCCGGCGCTGGCTAAACTCGACGAGCTGGGGCAGCTGCCCGAAAACTTTAGGTTACTAGGGCTGTCACGTCGCCAGATTAGCTCGGAAGACGTGCTTAAGGGCGAGACCAGCCGGCTAAAGAAATACCTGGAAACAACCCAAATGGATATGGCCGACCCGGCAGATTACCAAAAGCTAAAAGAAAAATTGCCAGCTCAGGGCCAGAAAATTTTCTACTTATCCATTCCGCCGGCTGCCGTTATGCCAATCTTGCGCCGCTTAAGCGCGGCCGGTTTGAATCACGGCAACACCAAACTGCTTTTAGAAAAACCGTTTGGTTACGATTTGGAGTCCGCCAGAGAATTAATAAGCGAAATCGAGGAGTGCTTTAAAGAAGACCAGGTCTACCGCATAGATCACTACATGGCTAAAGAAATGGCCCAAAACATCTCTGTTTTTCTGGGTAGCAACGCGCTGTTCCGCAAAATCTGGAACAACCAATTTATTGACTCTATCGATATCATAGCGGCCGAGAAAATTGGTATTGAGGGTCGAGCAGATTTTTACGAACAAACCGGCGCTCTGCGTGATATTGTGCAGAACCACTTAATGAATCTGGCCGCCTTAACGTTGATGCGCCCGTGCGGCAGTCTTTTTGAGTTCGAAGATATGCCCGAGCGTCGTCTAGAAGCGCTCAAAAGTCTAAAAGCCGCCGATCCTAACGGAGCTGTTCGGGCTCAATATGATGGCTATCAAGACGAGGTGAGTAATGAGCGCTCGCTTGTTGAAACTTTTGCCGCCGTCACTCTAGAGTCCAGCGACCCGCGCTGGCATGGTGTGCCTATCAAGCTAGTTACGGGCAAAAATTTAGACACCAAAGTTACAGAAATAAGAGTTAGGTTCAAGCAAACTGACGAATCGCAAGCTAACGAACTTTGTCTGCGTATTCAGCCAAAAGAAGGTGTAGAGATTGATCTGTGGGCTAAGCAGCCAGGCTTTAGTCACGATTTGCGCCACTTGCCGCTGTCATTCGATTACGCTCAGGGCGCCGAGCGTTTGCCGAATGCTTACGAACAAGTCTTGGTCGACGCCATGCGCTCACGCACCAGTTTGTTTGCTGGCGCTGGCGAGGTATTAGAAACCTGGCGCGTGCTTCAGCCGATCTTGGAGCATTGGCAAATGAACTCAAATATAAATACCTACAAACCCGGTGTCGCGGTTGAACAAGTGCTCGAGGCCGACGTATAA
- a CDS encoding ATP-binding cassette domain-containing protein — translation MSESIIKATKVVKTFGDVKAVRGISFDVPAGEIFAFLGPNGAGKSTTISMLTTMLRPTSGELFLNGHNVETDQDAARQSFGIVFQDPALEEELTAYENMQIHAVLYGIPKAEQKPRIEELMRLVDLWERKDSFVKTYSGGMRRRLEIARGLLHHPKILFLDEPTLGLDTQTRNLLWDYVKKLSDTEGMTIFFTTHYLDEAEAVADRIAIIDHGQIIAEGTAKQLAQKTKTKSLEQAYLQLTGKEVRDETSLSNNGLNVRTAQRNRRLR, via the coding sequence ATGTCAGAATCAATCATAAAAGCCACTAAAGTGGTCAAGACTTTCGGTGACGTAAAAGCCGTGCGCGGCATTAGCTTTGATGTGCCGGCCGGCGAGATTTTTGCTTTTTTGGGTCCGAATGGCGCCGGCAAATCAACGACCATTAGCATGCTGACAACTATGCTCAGGCCGACTAGCGGCGAGCTTTTTTTGAACGGCCACAACGTAGAGACCGACCAAGACGCTGCCCGCCAAAGCTTCGGCATTGTTTTCCAAGACCCGGCCCTTGAAGAAGAATTAACGGCCTACGAAAACATGCAGATCCACGCTGTTTTATACGGCATTCCAAAAGCCGAGCAAAAACCGCGCATCGAAGAGCTAATGAGATTAGTTGATCTATGGGAGCGCAAAGACAGCTTTGTCAAAACTTATTCCGGTGGTATGCGCCGCCGCTTAGAGATTGCCCGGGGCCTGCTTCATCATCCCAAAATTTTATTCTTAGACGAACCAACACTTGGACTCGATACTCAAACCCGCAATTTGCTCTGGGATTATGTCAAAAAATTATCCGACACCGAAGGCATGACTATTTTCTTTACCACTCACTATTTAGATGAAGCCGAGGCGGTGGCCGACCGGATCGCCATAATTGACCACGGCCAAATTATCGCTGAAGGCACAGCTAAACAACTGGCTCAAAAAACCAAGACCAAAAGCTTGGAACAAGCCTATTTGCAGTTGACCGGCAAAGAAGTCCGCGACGAAACGAGCTTGTCTAATAACGGTCTAAACGTTCGTACGGCTCAACGCAATAGGAGACTGCGCTAG
- a CDS encoding ABC transporter permease, translated as MEVVYTLWLRQMKRYVRTRSRVVGAIGQPILFLLALGYGVGSVYKKAGEGNYLEFLVPGIIIQTILFSGVFWGIQILFDKRFGFLKEMLVAPVSRFRILLGNASGGATISLIQGIFVLIISVALGFRPYNWAYLPLSLLIMLALCLMLTSFGAGLASIVEDFQGFQGINNFLIFPLFFLSSALYPLTNVPTALRIMSYCNPLSYCVDALRFSMINQHHFNIFLDLGVIGVTLIVCVIFAVNRFNRLQV; from the coding sequence GTGGAAGTTGTATATACGTTATGGCTCCGCCAAATGAAACGCTACGTGCGGACTCGCTCGCGCGTGGTTGGCGCTATCGGCCAGCCCATTTTATTCCTTTTGGCGCTCGGTTACGGCGTGGGTTCGGTTTACAAAAAAGCCGGCGAAGGCAACTACTTGGAATTTTTAGTACCCGGCATTATTATTCAGACTATTTTATTCAGCGGTGTTTTTTGGGGAATTCAAATTCTATTCGACAAGCGCTTTGGTTTTTTAAAAGAAATGTTAGTGGCGCCGGTTAGCCGGTTTCGCATTTTGCTTGGCAACGCCAGCGGCGGAGCGACTATTTCGCTAATCCAAGGTATTTTTGTGCTGATCATCTCCGTGGCTTTAGGTTTCCGACCGTATAACTGGGCTTATTTGCCGCTTAGCCTGTTGATCATGCTAGCGCTGTGCCTAATGTTGACCAGTTTTGGCGCAGGCCTGGCCAGTATAGTCGAGGATTTCCAGGGCTTTCAGGGAATCAACAACTTTTTGATTTTCCCGTTATTCTTCTTATCGAGTGCGCTTTATCCTCTAACCAATGTGCCAACCGCGCTAAGGATCATGTCTTACTGCAATCCTTTAAGTTACTGCGTGGATGCTCTGCGGTTCAGTATGATTAATCAGCATCACTTTAATATCTTTCTCGATCTTGGCGTGATTGGCGTAACTTTAATTGTTTGTGTGATATTTGCCGTTAATCGGTTTAACCGTTTGCAAGTTTAG